GCGGGTGAAGCCTATCCGTCGTTCGAGCACGGCATTCGACTCCCCCATGGCCCGCAGATCGGCCATCAGGCGGAAGGGATCGCCGTAGGACACCGTCAGCCGGTCGGCATCCGCCACCGCCCCGGCGAACCCCGCACGAACCAGCAGGTTGCCGGCGTCCTTCAGGTCGGCGAAGGGCGAGACGCGGGGACCCGCCCCGCCTTCTTCCGCCATTTCCGCGGCAAGGAAGGCCTGGCGCAGTTCCTTCAGGGTCTCGCCGCCCAGCAGGGAGGCGAGGAACAGGCCATCGGGCTTCAAGATGCGCCGGATCTGCACCAGGGCGCCCGGCAGGTCGTTGACCCAATGCAGGGTCAGGTTGCCCAGCACCAGATCGAAGCTGGCCTCGGCGAAGGGCAAAAACTCCTCGTCGGCGGCCAGGGCCAGCGGCCCCGCCTGGCCGGCCATGCGGGGCGACAGGTCGCAACGCACCAGGCGCTCGATTCCGCCGCGCCCGTCCAGCATCCGGCCCAGAAGGCCGTCCCGGCAGCCGAGATCGAGGGCGACGGGAAAGCGTCGCTTGACGTCGTCCAGGCGGTCGGCCAGCCGTTCCGCCACCTCGCGGAACAGGAAATCGCCATCGCCCGGCCGCAGGGCGGCCCGGTCGCGATGCAGCCGCAAGACGCGGCGATTGAAGACCGTCATGCTTTCCGACATTCTCCTCTTATGGCACGGAACGGCAGTCTTTTGCACGGCGGCATCCTGGCGCAGGGCGCCCGGCGGGCGCTCGACCTGCTATTGCCGCCCCTTTGCCATTGCTGCGGCACCCCGGTGGGGGAAGGGGGTATCCTCTGTCCCGCCTGCTGGGCGACCCTCGAGGTGCTGGCCCCGCCCCATTGCGCCGCCTGCGGCCTGCCTTTCGAGCACGACGTGGGGGACGGGGCCCTGTGCGGCGCCTGTCTCCGCCGCCCGCCCGTCTGGCG
The sequence above is a segment of the Magnetospirillum sp. WYHS-4 genome. Coding sequences within it:
- a CDS encoding double zinc ribbon domain-containing protein; this encodes MARNGSLLHGGILAQGARRALDLLLPPLCHCCGTPVGEGGILCPACWATLEVLAPPHCAACGLPFEHDVGDGALCGACLRRPPVWR
- a CDS encoding methyltransferase domain-containing protein; its protein translation is MTVFNRRVLRLHRDRAALRPGDGDFLFREVAERLADRLDDVKRRFPVALDLGCRDGLLGRMLDGRGGIERLVRCDLSPRMAGQAGPLALAADEEFLPFAEASFDLVLGNLTLHWVNDLPGALVQIRRILKPDGLFLASLLGGETLKELRQAFLAAEMAEEGGAGPRVSPFADLKDAGNLLVRAGFAGAVADADRLTVSYGDPFRLMADLRAMGESNAVLERRIGFTRRATLAGAAARYAEDFGGADGRLPATFEVLFLTGWSPIAP